A window of Natrinema versiforme contains these coding sequences:
- a CDS encoding cupin domain-containing protein produces MKRISTGHAEFEEVADGVSLADLPAGEQAGMVYWKIESGATLPSHTHANEQIGFVLEGELTAIVEGEEYPLTAGDAYMFSSDERHGAENRTDEDAVGIGVLAPPREEPDWRRTPSAVDQD; encoded by the coding sequence ATGAAACGGATATCGACGGGCCACGCGGAGTTCGAGGAGGTCGCCGACGGGGTCTCCCTCGCGGACCTTCCTGCTGGGGAGCAAGCAGGCATGGTCTACTGGAAAATCGAATCGGGGGCCACGCTACCGTCTCATACGCACGCGAACGAACAGATCGGCTTCGTCCTCGAGGGGGAACTCACCGCCATCGTCGAAGGCGAGGAGTACCCGCTCACGGCCGGCGACGCGTACATGTTCTCGAGCGACGAGCGCCACGGGGCCGAAAACCGGACCGACGAGGACGCGGTCGGCATCGGCGTCCTCGCACCGCCGCGGGAGGAACCCGACTGGCGGCGAACGCCGTCTGCGGTCGATCAGGACTGA